The following are from one region of the Vitis riparia cultivar Riparia Gloire de Montpellier isolate 1030 chromosome 9, EGFV_Vit.rip_1.0, whole genome shotgun sequence genome:
- the LOC117921731 gene encoding UPF0587 protein CG4646-like — MPRVVLLASARLHNVALLQPEGGSDDEEMNYFFRLKCEQCGWISENEVCVNMAVQEHAPGSSRRNSRVNLSLKCEGCERQGTITLVPGYGRPLRVDDCTNVPLMVFDCNGIFPVYYSFNGGWSAVTNSGSSINLNLVGGDYNAVVDGECIEIKELETKFEPYNG, encoded by the exons atgccGAGGGTTGTGCTTCTTGCATCAGCTCGTTTGCATAACGTTGCCCTTCTCCAGCCCGAGGGTGGGAGCGATGATGAAGAAATGAACTATTTCTTTAGG CTGAAATGTGAACAATGTGGATGGATTTCTGAGAATGAAGTATGTGTTAACATGGCCGTTCAAGAACATGCCCCCGGGAGCAGCAGGAGAAACAGCCGTGTGAACTTATCTCTGAAG TGTGAAGGGTGCGAAAGGCAGGGGACAATAACACTAGTCCCCGGATATGGACGCCCGTTGAGGGTAGATGATTGTACAAATGTGCCACTGATGGTTTTTGATTGCAACGGAATTTTCCCGGTGTACTACTCCTTCAACGGCGGATGGTCGGCCGTTACG aattCTGGCAGCAGTATTAACCTCAATCTTGTTGGGGGAGATTACAATGCTGTCGTTGATGGAGAGTGCATTGAAATCAAGGAGCTGGAAACCAAGTTTGAACCCTATAACGGGTGA
- the LOC117922400 gene encoding F-box/LRR-repeat protein At2g42720-like, which yields MAEEQIDRISQLPDDILRSILSLLPTRDLARTNLVSKAWRKLFAFSSLPVLMFQSPDFLAAPRKDTDVSSFINAIDSYLKLRQKDASLEKLRLHVHLNDVKSLLDSWIDAALERKVKELDLYILPRGRERRNPYSLPAKIFAATTITVLSLQRVIMEIYGDIDLPALRKLHLGEIQCDEQPIQKLISSCPLIDCLRIESCHGLQKLHVSGLANLRRLGVLWCYELKRIEINAPSLQYLMYQQGRRPCDVVLRASEFLRELTFWDSTITGDLFQNLVSRLPSLEGLGIRCTKLQRIEISDHQLKRLDLSLTEKQSKAKLKIDTPNLQSFKYDGHRMPLASLISSMNTSSLQEAQIHFLGSDNYSHLFIPQLKEFFEKLKHCQVIKLLIKSKRELILPRKLRPILSPPVYDIKHLNITVSHCCRNHRYIIDRLLWMCHPQTLSISSGTNPKFVKILYNKFNNKEEHPKCCTSCPIKCWRHYLEDVQIDGDESRLEIDRIIAMPKPSMYTHSDVRFRLKWRSQLL from the exons ATGGCGGAGGAGCAAATTGATCGAATATCGCAACTGCCTGATGACATATTGAGAAGTATCTTGAGTTTACTTCCCACCAGGGACCTTGCTCGAACCAATTTGGTGTCAAAGGCATGGCGAAAGCTATTTGCTTTTTCCTCTCTCCCAGTTTTGATGTTCCAGTCTCCGGATTTTCTCGCTGCACCTCGCAAAGACACTGATGTCTCCTCCTTTATCAATGCCATCGATTCCTACCTAAAACTCCGTCAGAAAGACGCAAGTCTTGAGAAACTCCGGCTCCATGTGCATCTCAATGACGTCAAATCGCTGTTAGACTCGTGGATCGACGCGGCACTTGAGAGGAAGGTGAAGGAGCTGGATCTATATATACTACCCAGGGGAAGGGAGAGAAGAAATCCTTATAGCTTGCCGGCTAAAATTTTTGCTGCCACAACAATTACTGTTCTCAGTTTACAGCGTGTCATAATGGAAATCTATGGTGATATAGATCTTCCGGCGCTACGAAAGTTGCATTTAGGAGAAATCCAGTGTGATGAACAACCAATTCAGAAACTGATATCAAGTTGCCCTTTGATCGATTGTTTGCGCATCGAATCTTGCCACGGGTTGCAAAAGCTTCATGTTTCGGGGCTTGCTAATCTACGTAGGCTGGGAGTACTTTGGTGTTATGAATTGAAAAGGATTGAAATCAATGCGCCAAGCCTTCAATATCTCATGTATCAACAAGGAAGACGCCCGTGTGACGTTGTCTTGAGGGCCTCTGAATTTCTCAGAGAGTTAACATTTTGGGACTCAACCATAACAGGGGATTTGTTCCAAAATCTTGTCTCTCGACTTCCGAGTCTTGAGGGATTGGGGATAAGGTGCACTAAATTGCAAAGGATTGAGATTTCGGATCATCAGCTCAAGCGATTAGACCTAAGTCTAactgaaaagcagagcaaggcGAAACTCAAGATTGATACCCCAAATCTCCAGTCATTCAAGTATGATGGCCATAGAATGCCTTTAGCCTCTCTCATATCATCTATGAACACTTCTTCTCTACAGGAAGCTCAGATTCATTTTCTCGGCTCTGATAATTATAGCCATCTCTTCATCCCTcaattgaaagaattttttgaaaaattgaagcaTTGTCAAGTTATAAAACTACTCATAAAATCCAAACGG GAGCTCATTCTTCCCAGAAAGCTGAGGCCAATTTTATCTCCCCCTGTTTATGATATCAAGCATCTAAACATAACAGTAAGTCACTGCTGTAGAAACCACCGGTACATCATAGATCGCTTGCTTTGGATGTGTCACCCTCAAACTTTATCCATTTCATCAGGGACCAACCCCAAGTTTGTAAAG ATCTTGTATAACAAGTTCAACAACAAAGAAGAGCACCCCAAGTGTTGCACATCTTGTCCCATCAAATGTTGGAGGCATTATTTGGAAGATGTTCAAATTGATGGTGATGAAAGCAGATTGGAAATTGACAGAATTATTGCGATGCCAAAGCCATCTATGTATACGCATAGTGATGTTAGGTTTAGATTAAAATGGAGATCTCAACTACTATAG